From Streptomyces yatensis, one genomic window encodes:
- a CDS encoding MarR family winged helix-turn-helix transcriptional regulator → MEYSHSDAELIRQPIGYWSWAAYKAVVTRIQSTLAGIGTTQPQWWVLAQVAHADPDKTREEVSDLLGNYLEAGPAVMEEEIDRTIAQGWITEDAEGRLGLTAEGRTFFDKAAALQDELWTERHAGISDEEYLTTMKVLQRFIHNTGGHAWHH, encoded by the coding sequence ATGGAGTACTCCCACAGCGACGCCGAACTGATACGGCAGCCCATCGGCTACTGGAGTTGGGCGGCGTACAAAGCCGTTGTCACCCGCATCCAGAGCACGCTCGCCGGGATCGGTACCACCCAGCCACAGTGGTGGGTCCTCGCGCAGGTCGCCCACGCCGACCCGGACAAGACCCGCGAGGAGGTGTCCGACCTCCTCGGCAACTATCTCGAAGCGGGCCCGGCGGTCATGGAGGAGGAGATCGACCGGACCATCGCCCAGGGCTGGATCACCGAGGACGCCGAGGGACGTCTGGGACTCACGGCGGAGGGCAGAACCTTCTTCGACAAGGCCGCGGCCCTCCAGGACGAGCTGTGGACGGAGCGGCACGCAGGCATCTCCGACGAGGAGTACCTGACGACGATGAAGGTGCTGCAGCGCTTCATCCACAACACGGGCGGACATGCCTGGCACCACTAG
- a CDS encoding ArsR/SmtB family transcription factor: MISFALDVEDLADTRFAVSPLNETVFSLRVLHDPSLSAVHLPWRRSVLGGLGDLDTDLLMSLVARRRTLPDFLTPRPASFAPAFEDELAVVRRTPPGLVRRDLPATHAPDPLPPALRDATAADDAPVAALRDTICALLRQYWEIAVKPMWPQMRLVVEADMTYRARQLAMGGARLLFADMHPDLRWHNGVLYIAKMISRHHVAASGRGLLLLPSVFAHKPAPPLSPEEAPSLVYPSRGVATLWASAPTDAAPALVSLIGAPRARLLGLLEEPLPTVELARRLRVTPSAVSQHLRVLHATGLVTRARHGRQVLYRRSTLGDRLAAPDGSYG, encoded by the coding sequence ATGATCAGCTTCGCGCTCGATGTCGAGGACCTGGCGGACACGCGGTTCGCCGTATCGCCCTTGAACGAGACGGTGTTCAGCCTGCGGGTGCTGCACGACCCGAGCCTGTCGGCGGTGCACCTCCCGTGGCGCAGGTCCGTGCTCGGCGGACTCGGCGACCTGGACACGGACCTGCTGATGTCCCTGGTGGCGCGCAGACGCACCCTCCCGGACTTTCTGACTCCGCGGCCCGCGAGCTTCGCCCCGGCCTTCGAGGACGAACTGGCCGTCGTCCGCCGGACCCCTCCCGGCCTGGTCCGCCGCGACCTGCCGGCCACCCACGCGCCGGATCCGCTGCCCCCGGCGCTGCGCGACGCCACCGCCGCCGACGACGCACCCGTCGCGGCACTCCGCGACACCATCTGCGCCCTCCTGCGGCAGTACTGGGAGATCGCCGTCAAGCCGATGTGGCCGCAGATGCGACTGGTCGTGGAGGCGGACATGACCTATCGCGCGCGGCAACTGGCCATGGGCGGCGCCCGTTTGCTCTTCGCCGATATGCACCCCGATCTGCGATGGCACAACGGGGTGCTGTACATCGCCAAGATGATCAGCCGGCACCATGTCGCGGCTTCCGGCCGGGGACTGCTCCTCCTGCCCTCGGTCTTCGCGCACAAGCCCGCGCCCCCGCTGAGCCCGGAGGAAGCACCGTCGCTGGTCTATCCCAGCCGCGGAGTGGCGACGCTCTGGGCCTCGGCGCCCACCGACGCCGCGCCCGCTCTCGTGTCGCTCATCGGCGCGCCCAGGGCGAGGCTTCTCGGCCTCCTGGAGGAGCCACTGCCCACCGTGGAGCTCGCCCGCCGCCTCAGGGTGACGCCGAGCGCCGTCTCCCAGCACCTGCGGGTGCTGCATGCCACGGGGCTGGTCACCCGGGCACGCCACGGACGGCAGGTGCTGTACCGGCGAAGCACCCTCGGCGACCGACTCGCGGCCCCGGACGGGTCGTACGGGTGA
- a CDS encoding carboxymuconolactone decarboxylase family protein, giving the protein MSLRVPKGELPTELREILLKQLGEVPEPDEVLWNNPKVAEANREFAARLGAWDAADASLKTFAHMAVAAQIGCSWCLDINYFLALNQKLDLAKASQVPRWRESEVFTPLERDVLEYAEAMTNTPPTVTDELSASLLDRLGPAALVELTVYIGFANFASRSNIAHGITSQGYSDACGIPLAGRPAQSSGVTSTA; this is encoded by the coding sequence ATGTCGCTACGCGTTCCGAAGGGGGAGCTCCCCACCGAGCTCCGGGAAATCCTGCTCAAGCAGCTCGGTGAGGTGCCCGAGCCCGACGAGGTGCTGTGGAACAACCCCAAGGTGGCCGAGGCGAACCGGGAGTTCGCGGCCAGGCTGGGTGCGTGGGACGCCGCCGACGCGAGCCTGAAGACGTTCGCGCATATGGCGGTCGCCGCGCAGATCGGGTGCAGCTGGTGCCTCGACATCAACTACTTCCTCGCGCTGAACCAGAAACTGGACCTGGCCAAGGCGAGCCAGGTGCCGCGCTGGCGGGAGTCGGAGGTGTTCACACCGCTGGAGCGGGACGTCCTGGAGTACGCCGAGGCCATGACGAACACACCGCCGACCGTCACCGATGAGCTGTCCGCGAGCCTGCTGGACCGGCTCGGCCCGGCGGCGCTGGTCGAACTCACCGTGTACATCGGCTTCGCCAACTTCGCGAGCAGGTCCAACATCGCGCACGGAATCACCTCGCAGGGCTACTCCGACGCCTGCGGGATTCCGCTGGCCGGGCGCCCCGCGCAGTCGTCCGGCGTAACGTCCACGGCATGA
- a CDS encoding isochorismatase family cysteine hydrolase yields MAAETYDPRRTAVLLVDPYNDFLSEGGKVWPVVQSVAQKVGLLDNLRAVVGTARQSGVRVVFVPHRRWEPGDYESWTHPNPTQRNIMVRHSFARGTWGGEFHPDFQPRPGEVVAHEHWAQSGFANTDLNMQLRQHGITHVILVGLLANTCIESTGRFAMELGYQVTLVRDATAAATPEMMHSAHELNGPTFAHAILTTSELLTALPGEGSGV; encoded by the coding sequence ATGGCAGCCGAGACCTATGACCCCCGGCGAACGGCGGTGCTGCTCGTCGACCCGTACAACGACTTCCTCTCCGAGGGAGGCAAGGTCTGGCCGGTCGTGCAGAGCGTGGCCCAGAAGGTCGGTCTGCTCGACAACCTCCGTGCCGTCGTCGGCACCGCCCGGCAGTCCGGGGTGCGGGTGGTGTTCGTCCCGCACCGCCGCTGGGAGCCGGGTGACTACGAGTCGTGGACCCACCCCAACCCGACCCAGCGGAACATCATGGTCCGGCACAGCTTCGCCCGGGGCACCTGGGGCGGGGAGTTCCATCCCGACTTCCAGCCGCGGCCGGGGGAGGTGGTGGCCCATGAGCACTGGGCGCAGAGCGGGTTCGCCAACACCGACCTGAATATGCAGCTCAGGCAGCACGGCATCACCCATGTGATCCTCGTCGGACTGCTGGCGAACACCTGCATCGAGTCCACCGGGCGCTTCGCCATGGAGCTCGGCTACCAGGTCACGCTGGTCCGTGACGCCACCGCCGCCGCCACACCCGAGATGATGCATTCCGCGCATGAGCTGAACGGCCCCACGTTCGCCCATGCCATCCTCACCACGAGCGAGCTCCTCACCGCGTTGCCGGGGGAGGGCTCCGGGGTGTAG
- a CDS encoding TetR/AcrR family transcriptional regulator — protein MSETGTRTTDPGRRRPARERLLAAAARRFYADGVTATGIDTITTEAGVAKMSLYNNFSSKSDLVRAYLDARHEEWLALYASRLERAQNPREGVLAAFDAYADHAAFAYERGFRGCGLLNAAAELPAGDEGRSVVRRHKEQVERLIAGHLEELLPERPDDVRTMAEHLSFLLEGAMARAGLEGDGSRLRHARAMAAALLDRL, from the coding sequence ATGAGTGAGACCGGTACGAGGACGACGGATCCCGGCAGGCGGCGGCCCGCCCGGGAGCGCCTGCTGGCGGCCGCCGCGCGGCGCTTCTACGCCGACGGCGTGACGGCGACCGGAATCGACACGATCACCACCGAGGCCGGCGTGGCGAAGATGAGCCTGTACAACAACTTCTCCTCCAAGTCCGATCTCGTCAGGGCCTATCTCGATGCCCGGCACGAGGAGTGGCTCGCGCTGTACGCCTCCCGGCTGGAGCGGGCCCAGAACCCCCGCGAGGGTGTCCTCGCGGCCTTCGACGCCTACGCCGATCACGCGGCGTTCGCCTACGAGCGCGGCTTTCGCGGCTGCGGGCTGCTCAACGCGGCCGCCGAGCTGCCCGCCGGAGACGAAGGGCGGAGTGTCGTACGCCGCCACAAGGAGCAGGTCGAGCGCCTGATCGCCGGGCATCTCGAAGAGCTGCTGCCCGAGCGCCCCGACGACGTGCGCACCATGGCGGAGCACCTGTCGTTCCTGTTGGAGGGCGCGATGGCGCGGGCCGGGCTGGAAGGCGACGGCAGCCGGCTGCGGCACGCCCGCGCGATGGCGGCGGCCCTGCTGGACAGGCTGTGA
- a CDS encoding RNA polymerase sigma-70 factor produces the protein MTGDPFVAHRSLLFTVAYEMLGSAADAEDVVQESWLRWADVDRSRVRDPRAYLVRTVTRQALNRLRTLSRRREEYVGEWLPEPLLTSPDVAEDVELAESVSIAMLTVLETLGPAERAVFVLREVFDLPYGEIAEAIGKSAATVRQIARRAREHVAARRPRMRVSRSEQQAVVERFLAALRTGQVRELMEIMAPDVVMIADGGGVVAAARAPIHGVEEVAKLLARANQVVAAFETTPVWLNGAPAGRLAFDGEPSAVSLLVENGRITRIYVVRNPRKLTRLDVPAELAR, from the coding sequence ATGACCGGGGATCCGTTCGTCGCCCATCGCAGCCTGCTGTTCACGGTCGCCTACGAGATGCTCGGGTCGGCCGCCGACGCGGAGGACGTGGTCCAGGAGTCCTGGCTGCGGTGGGCCGACGTCGACCGGTCGCGGGTGCGCGACCCGCGGGCGTACCTCGTCCGCACGGTCACCCGCCAGGCGCTCAACCGCCTGCGGACACTGTCGCGCCGCCGCGAGGAATACGTCGGCGAGTGGCTGCCGGAGCCGCTGCTGACCAGCCCCGATGTCGCCGAGGACGTCGAACTCGCGGAGAGCGTGTCGATCGCGATGCTGACCGTCCTGGAAACGCTCGGACCGGCCGAGCGGGCGGTGTTCGTGCTGCGCGAGGTCTTCGACCTGCCGTACGGAGAGATCGCCGAGGCCATCGGGAAATCCGCGGCAACGGTGCGGCAGATCGCCCGACGGGCCCGCGAGCATGTGGCGGCCAGGCGGCCGCGGATGCGGGTGAGCCGGTCGGAGCAGCAGGCCGTGGTGGAGCGGTTCCTGGCCGCGCTGCGGACCGGGCAGGTGCGGGAGCTGATGGAGATCATGGCGCCGGACGTGGTCATGATCGCCGACGGTGGCGGGGTGGTGGCCGCCGCGCGGGCTCCGATCCACGGCGTCGAGGAAGTGGCGAAGTTGCTGGCGCGCGCGAACCAGGTGGTGGCCGCGTTCGAGACGACGCCCGTATGGCTCAACGGCGCGCCCGCGGGCCGGCTCGCCTTCGACGGCGAGCCGTCCGCGGTGAGCCTCCTGGTGGAGAACGGGCGCATCACCCGGATCTACGTGGTGAGAAACCCACGGAAGCTGACCCGGCTGGATGTACCGGCCGAACTGGCCAGGTAG
- a CDS encoding FAD-binding dehydrogenase, with the protein MENSTENSASPAGISRRHALTAAGGVLAGAALAQAAVPAFAASGASSDADAIVVGGGLAGLVATAELAAAGRKVLLLDQEPESNLGGQAFWSFGGLFFVDSEEQRLMGIKDTHELAWQDWLGTAGFDRGVFDPGGQDYWARKWAEAYVDFAAGEKRSWLHGLGVRWFPIVGWAERGGGLADGHGNSVPRFHVTWGTGPAVVEPFEKKVRAAAKDGRVTFTFRHRVDDLVVTGGAVTGVSGAILEPSDAARGKPTSRTVVGHFELNAPVVIVTSGGIGANHDLVRRNWPDRLGSPPKFMVTGVPAYVDGRMLAITEKAGGRIVNPDRMWHYTEGLRNYDPIWPGHGIRILPGPSSMWFDAKGKRFSTPDIPGYDTLHTLETITATGYDYSWFVTTQKIIAKEFALSGSEQNPDLTNKDILQLLSRIWQTPEPIQRFRDKGEDFVVAGTLPQLVAGMNKLTGDNLIDLADLTRQIEARDREIANPYTKDVQVMGIRNALAYPGDTLSRTASAHRILDPSAGPLIAVRLNILTRKTLGGLQTDLTGRVLDASGNPISGLYAAGEVSGFGGGGVHGYRSLEGTFLGGCLFSGRAAGRAAAAATAT; encoded by the coding sequence ATGGAGAACTCCACAGAGAATTCCGCCTCGCCGGCCGGGATCAGCCGCCGCCACGCCCTGACGGCGGCGGGCGGTGTGCTCGCCGGTGCCGCGCTCGCCCAGGCGGCGGTCCCGGCCTTCGCCGCCTCCGGGGCGTCCTCGGACGCGGACGCCATCGTGGTCGGCGGCGGGCTCGCCGGGCTGGTCGCCACGGCGGAACTGGCGGCCGCGGGACGCAAGGTGCTCCTCCTCGACCAGGAGCCCGAGAGCAACCTCGGCGGCCAGGCGTTCTGGTCCTTCGGCGGCCTGTTCTTCGTCGACTCCGAGGAACAGCGGCTGATGGGCATCAAGGACACCCATGAACTGGCCTGGCAGGACTGGCTCGGCACGGCCGGCTTCGACCGTGGCGTCTTTGATCCCGGCGGCCAGGACTACTGGGCCCGCAAATGGGCCGAGGCGTACGTGGACTTCGCCGCCGGGGAGAAGCGGTCCTGGCTGCACGGGCTCGGCGTGCGGTGGTTCCCGATCGTCGGCTGGGCCGAGCGCGGCGGCGGCCTCGCGGACGGGCACGGCAACTCGGTGCCGCGTTTCCATGTCACCTGGGGCACCGGTCCGGCCGTGGTCGAGCCGTTCGAGAAGAAGGTGCGGGCCGCCGCGAAGGACGGGCGGGTGACCTTCACGTTCCGGCACCGGGTGGACGATCTGGTGGTCACCGGCGGTGCCGTCACCGGGGTCAGCGGCGCGATCCTGGAGCCCAGCGACGCCGCCCGCGGCAAGCCCACCTCGCGCACCGTGGTCGGCCACTTCGAGCTCAACGCCCCGGTGGTGATCGTCACCTCGGGCGGCATCGGCGCCAACCACGATCTCGTACGGCGGAACTGGCCCGACCGGCTCGGCTCACCGCCGAAGTTCATGGTCACCGGCGTCCCGGCGTATGTGGACGGCCGGATGCTCGCGATCACCGAGAAGGCGGGCGGACGGATCGTCAACCCCGACCGCATGTGGCACTACACCGAGGGCCTCAGAAACTACGACCCGATCTGGCCCGGCCACGGCATCCGCATTCTGCCGGGCCCCTCGTCGATGTGGTTCGACGCGAAGGGCAAGCGCTTCTCCACCCCCGACATCCCGGGCTACGACACCCTGCACACCCTCGAGACGATCACCGCCACCGGCTATGACTACTCCTGGTTCGTCACCACCCAGAAGATCATCGCCAAGGAGTTCGCGCTCTCGGGCTCCGAGCAGAACCCGGACCTGACCAACAAGGACATCCTGCAGCTCCTCTCCCGCATCTGGCAGACACCCGAGCCGATCCAGCGGTTCCGGGACAAGGGCGAGGACTTCGTCGTCGCGGGCACCCTGCCCCAACTGGTCGCGGGCATGAACAAGTTGACCGGCGACAACCTCATCGACCTGGCCGACCTCACCCGGCAGATCGAGGCCCGCGACCGCGAGATCGCCAACCCGTACACCAAGGACGTCCAGGTCATGGGCATCCGCAACGCGCTCGCCTACCCCGGGGACACGCTCAGCCGCACCGCCTCCGCACACCGGATCCTGGACCCGTCCGCCGGACCGCTGATCGCCGTGCGCCTCAACATCCTCACCCGCAAGACCCTCGGCGGCCTCCAGACCGACCTCACCGGCCGGGTCCTGGACGCCTCCGGCAACCCGATCAGCGGCCTGTACGCGGCCGGTGAGGTCTCGGGCTTCGGCGGCGGGGGAGTGCACGGCTACCGCTCCCTGGAGGGCACCTTCCTCGGCGGCTGCCTGTTCTCGGGCCGCGCCGCGGGCCGTGCGGCGGCGGCCGCGACCGCGACCTGA
- a CDS encoding MFS transporter, whose translation MSRRMVLILAITCAVAVGNIYFPQSIAPLVADGLQVSAGSATLVVTATQVGYTAGIVLLVPLGDRIPHRTFLVVLLALTGLALLAAGCAPALPPLVAASALVGLTTVAAQIVGPLAAGLVAADRRGAVIGTLLSGSTGGMLLARTFSGTLGEWLGWRAPYLVAAVLALLLAAVLAFAVPATAPGSRQSYPALLAEPLRLLRTEPELRRSCLYQATVFGGFSAVWTCLALLLTGPAYGLGAQAVGMLALVGAATMFCTPLAGRLVDRRGPDPVNLVCMLGVLVSALILAAGARGGTLGLAALTVGTLLLDVAMQSGMVANQARVYALRPNARSRLNTAYMTCAYLGGSAGSWLGVQVWARAGWWGVCALVTVLTGIALVRHLTPRRSRESPPRAEIPEGRVIGSGSAPAP comes from the coding sequence ATGAGCCGCCGTATGGTCCTGATCCTCGCCATCACCTGCGCGGTGGCGGTGGGCAACATCTACTTCCCGCAGTCCATCGCCCCGCTGGTCGCCGACGGGCTGCAGGTGTCAGCCGGCTCGGCCACCCTGGTGGTGACCGCCACCCAGGTCGGCTACACGGCCGGGATCGTCCTGCTGGTGCCGCTCGGCGACCGGATCCCGCACCGCACGTTCCTCGTCGTCCTGCTCGCCCTCACCGGCCTGGCCCTGCTCGCCGCGGGGTGCGCACCGGCCCTGCCGCCCCTCGTCGCCGCCAGTGCCCTCGTCGGCCTGACCACGGTGGCCGCGCAGATCGTGGGCCCGCTGGCGGCCGGACTGGTGGCCGCCGACCGCCGAGGAGCGGTGATCGGCACTCTGCTCAGCGGATCGACCGGAGGCATGCTGCTGGCCCGCACCTTCAGCGGCACGCTCGGCGAGTGGCTGGGCTGGCGGGCCCCCTATCTCGTGGCCGCGGTCCTGGCCCTGCTCCTCGCCGCCGTCCTGGCGTTCGCGGTGCCGGCCACGGCCCCGGGCTCCCGGCAGTCCTATCCCGCGCTGCTGGCCGAACCGCTGCGGCTCCTGCGCACCGAGCCGGAGCTGCGCCGCTCGTGTCTGTACCAGGCGACCGTCTTCGGTGGATTCTCGGCCGTCTGGACCTGTCTGGCGCTGCTCCTCACCGGTCCGGCCTACGGGCTGGGCGCCCAGGCCGTCGGGATGCTCGCCCTGGTCGGCGCGGCGACCATGTTCTGCACCCCGCTCGCCGGCCGCCTGGTGGACCGCCGAGGGCCCGATCCGGTGAACCTCGTCTGCATGCTCGGGGTCCTCGTCTCCGCCCTGATCCTCGCCGCGGGCGCCCGGGGCGGCACGCTGGGCCTGGCCGCCCTGACGGTCGGCACGCTGCTCCTGGACGTGGCGATGCAGTCCGGCATGGTCGCCAATCAGGCCCGCGTCTACGCCCTGCGCCCAAACGCCCGCAGCAGACTCAACACCGCCTATATGACCTGCGCCTATCTGGGCGGCAGCGCGGGTTCCTGGCTCGGGGTCCAGGTCTGGGCCCGGGCCGGCTGGTGGGGCGTGTGCGCACTCGTCACCGTCCTCACCGGGATCGCCCTGGTCCGCCACCTGACGCCGCGCCGATCCCGGGAGAGCCCGCCCCGTGCGGAGATCCCGGAGGGCCGCGTCATCGGTTCCGGCTCGGCCCCCGCGCCGTAG
- a CDS encoding iron-containing alcohol dehydrogenase: MTSSGPGGPTPLSIDPTCRIEFGPGRIGQLPALIAATGHDRAFVVTDHGLRAAGVLEPVLKILRAAGLEYAVYDEVAPNPSTANVDAGAARARAFGTAAVVALGGGSVLDAAKGISLLVGNPKAMAGDADELWEAADGLPLVAIPTTSGTGAETNGFGVIEDTTACRKVYIGHPSVKPRIALLDPELTLGLPAPATAATGIDALVHGIESLASRGANPVSTAYATQAVTMVSHALPAAYRDGADLDARAELMLGAHLAGQALSLSGLGLVHGIGHALTAHTGTPHGVALAAVLEEVMEFNAPAARGAYEQVARAMRLAPPADGDWARAAIDAVREIAGAVEVKRPLRTLGTDRGMLPAIAAGAVADAVTTNNPLSPDHTQVLEILTTTY, from the coding sequence ATGACCTCTTCCGGGCCCGGCGGCCCAACGCCGCTGAGCATCGACCCCACCTGTCGTATCGAGTTCGGCCCCGGCCGCATCGGCCAACTCCCCGCACTGATCGCGGCCACCGGCCACGATCGCGCCTTCGTCGTCACCGACCACGGCCTGCGCGCCGCGGGCGTCCTCGAGCCCGTTCTCAAGATCCTCCGGGCCGCGGGGCTGGAGTACGCCGTCTACGACGAGGTGGCTCCCAACCCCTCCACCGCCAACGTCGACGCGGGTGCCGCACGGGCCCGTGCGTTCGGCACCGCCGCGGTCGTCGCCCTCGGTGGCGGCTCCGTACTCGACGCGGCGAAGGGCATATCCCTGCTGGTCGGCAACCCGAAGGCCATGGCCGGCGACGCCGACGAGCTCTGGGAGGCGGCCGACGGACTCCCGCTCGTCGCGATCCCCACCACCTCCGGCACCGGCGCCGAAACCAACGGCTTCGGGGTCATCGAGGACACCACCGCCTGCCGCAAGGTGTACATCGGCCACCCCTCCGTGAAGCCGCGCATCGCGCTGCTCGACCCGGAGCTCACCCTGGGGCTTCCCGCACCGGCCACCGCCGCCACCGGTATCGACGCCCTGGTCCACGGCATCGAGTCACTCGCCTCGCGCGGCGCGAACCCGGTCTCCACCGCCTACGCCACCCAGGCCGTGACCATGGTCAGCCACGCCCTGCCCGCCGCGTACCGGGACGGCGCGGACCTGGATGCCCGCGCCGAGCTGATGCTGGGAGCCCATCTCGCGGGCCAGGCACTCAGCCTCTCCGGGCTCGGGCTGGTCCATGGCATCGGCCACGCGCTGACCGCGCACACCGGCACTCCCCACGGCGTCGCCCTCGCCGCCGTCCTCGAAGAGGTGATGGAGTTCAACGCCCCCGCCGCGCGGGGCGCCTATGAGCAGGTGGCGCGCGCCATGCGGCTGGCACCGCCCGCCGACGGGGACTGGGCGCGGGCCGCCATCGACGCGGTACGCGAGATCGCGGGCGCCGTCGAGGTGAAGCGCCCCCTGAGGACGCTCGGCACCGACCGCGGCATGCTGCCCGCCATCGCCGCCGGGGCGGTGGCGGACGCGGTGACGACGAACAATCCCCTGTCCCCCGATCACACCCAGGTCCTGGAGATCCTCACCACCACCTACTGA
- a CDS encoding (2Fe-2S) ferredoxin domain-containing protein, with product MPVRPTDPVPCRVTVCRDCCCGSPKVTGIDHAAQLARLREEVPVRVSECLDVCDQANVVVVQPSAAGRAAGGRPVWLGLVNDTDATQDIVAWVAAGGPGVAPLPDILDLYAFSPRRSASPESTSGGR from the coding sequence ATGCCTGTCAGGCCGACCGACCCGGTGCCCTGCCGGGTGACCGTATGCCGGGACTGCTGCTGCGGCAGCCCCAAGGTGACCGGAATCGACCATGCGGCGCAGCTCGCGCGGCTCCGTGAGGAGGTGCCCGTACGCGTCTCCGAGTGTCTGGACGTCTGCGATCAGGCCAATGTGGTCGTGGTGCAGCCGTCGGCCGCTGGACGTGCCGCCGGGGGCAGGCCGGTGTGGCTCGGGCTGGTCAACGACACGGACGCGACGCAGGACATCGTGGCCTGGGTCGCGGCGGGCGGTCCCGGGGTGGCACCGCTGCCCGACATCCTCGATCTGTACGCCTTCTCGCCACGGCGGAGCGCCTCGCCCGAGTCAACATCCGGCGGGCGCTGA
- a CDS encoding DMT family transporter has product MRRPTGHGARSAGAGSLCVLAASVLWGTTGTAATFAPDVGPLAIGAVAMGLGGLLQALVAAPRIARQAPRLRARRATVLLGAFAVAVYPLAFYSSMHLAGVAVGTVVSIGMAPLASAVIERVMDRRRLTRRWTLGAALGLLGTLMLCAAQAAQAPGGREQPSMAATMLGVGLGLIAATTYALYSWAAHRLITQGIASRAAMGAVFGLGGLLLVPVLLVTGAPLLDSGSNMAVGAYMAVVPMFAGYALFGWGLAHVPASTATTLSLLEPAVAAVLAVLVIGERLPAVGWTGIALVLACLAVLTAPTAVPGRRRQRPEGVSTAAEYTVARTGPGRVP; this is encoded by the coding sequence GTGAGGCGGCCCACCGGACACGGCGCCCGTTCGGCGGGCGCCGGATCGTTGTGTGTGCTCGCCGCGTCCGTGCTGTGGGGCACCACCGGCACCGCGGCGACCTTCGCCCCGGACGTCGGGCCCCTCGCCATCGGCGCCGTCGCCATGGGCCTGGGCGGGCTGCTCCAAGCCCTGGTCGCGGCCCCCCGCATCGCCCGTCAGGCCCCGCGGCTGCGGGCGCGGCGCGCCACCGTACTGCTCGGCGCGTTCGCGGTGGCGGTCTACCCCCTGGCGTTCTACAGCTCGATGCACCTGGCCGGAGTGGCGGTGGGAACCGTGGTGTCGATCGGCATGGCGCCACTGGCCTCAGCCGTGATCGAACGGGTCATGGACCGGCGCCGGCTGACGCGCCGCTGGACACTCGGCGCCGCCCTGGGCCTCCTCGGCACCCTCATGCTGTGCGCGGCCCAAGCCGCTCAGGCCCCCGGCGGCCGCGAGCAGCCATCCATGGCCGCCACGATGCTCGGCGTGGGGCTGGGCCTCATCGCGGCCACGACCTACGCCCTCTACTCCTGGGCGGCGCACCGGCTGATCACCCAAGGCATCGCCTCCCGCGCGGCGATGGGCGCGGTGTTCGGCCTGGGCGGACTGCTCCTCGTGCCCGTCCTCCTGGTCACCGGCGCGCCGCTGCTCGACTCCGGGTCCAATATGGCCGTCGGTGCCTACATGGCGGTGGTGCCCATGTTCGCCGGCTACGCGCTGTTCGGCTGGGGACTGGCACATGTACCCGCGAGTACGGCGACCACGCTCTCCCTGCTGGAGCCGGCCGTCGCCGCCGTGCTCGCCGTGCTGGTCATCGGCGAGCGCCTCCCCGCCGTCGGCTGGACCGGCATCGCGCTCGTCCTCGCCTGCCTGGCCGTCCTCACCGCGCCCACAGCCGTCCCCGGGCGGCGCCGGCAGCGGCCGGAAGGCGTGAGCACGGCAGCTGAGTACACCGTTGCCCGGACGGGCCCCGGGCGGGTGCCGTAG